AGTAAAGTGTCTGTTGGGACCTATGTAAACACATAACTAATTAAGACCTACCACAGTGAAGCTTGTGTACAAGATTAAGATTTCTTAAGAATCTTAGCCTCTATTTACTCGTATGTATCAAGTTAATTTATGTCCgtaaggattgaggagccacatcagatttttaaaatctgattttaccattatttagcagcaaggaagctgattttgcagcacgaattctagatttagcagcaagatatataactagatatattaatgcaaaagtggctcctcaatctaaacgtttaaattgaggagccacctataactcgtcaagtaatagatgaatatttttgaaaattttgtatcatttagcagcaattttgcatattaccgtctacaaatttcgcttctgtggcgctaaaatgtaagaaaatacaatacttttagtatggctcctctatctaaatttaacaggtgaatttctactggatatgagcgatcaattattatattcgacataatgatcatttagtaggtgttgtgtttgtttttgcagtataggaataaaatagtaaaacagagtaaattttgtagatgaatgcattttctttggctcctcaatccttacGGACATAGTTAATTTCAGCACCGGTAAAAATGCCATACAATAAAGCCCTAACATACCTGAGCTCCTCatacacatattatattgaCCATTTTGGAGGCATTGTCATTGCCATTAGATATGCTAAACATGTTCAAATGCTCATGCTTTGCGAATTCGACGTGCGTCGATCAAAATGCTTCCAACGTGTGCATAAATTGCCTgccaaagtttaaaaaaaatatttggaatcATTCTTGCCAGGTAGAAATGGTTAGGTAGGTAAGCTACATGCGCCAACTGATAAGAGAATCAATTCTGCGGCTGCCAAGTGCCAAATGATATACATTCAATGTCGAGAGGGTTCTAGTGACGGGTTAATGAAAAAATCGTTATCAGCTGGGCTCATTCCAAAAACTTAAGACAAAGAGGAAGGTCTTTTAGCTATTAATCATGCCTTTATCTCGATTGCTTTCAGCTGGTCCCTTGAattcatttataaaagaaaaatgtcaaGTTTATGTTTTTGATTAGCTTTATTGCGGTTGTTTTCTTCAATAGTATTTCAGCTTTTTAACTTTTAAGACCGGAGCATAGATTTACGGATTTTTTATGAGTATTGCGTAGCTAGGTATCTCTTCAGGTATAcacctaagtacctacctaccatcCAACGAATAACCAATTCAagctatttcttattttttttacttaggtGATAAGACGtgaacataaaaaattaaatgtcttcTTTTCGCGTCTTGATCCATATCTAAGAAATTATGTGGCAACACATTAGAAATAACTTGTAAGTGAACGAAATCCATCAGATGGGGACCAATCTAGTAGGTTTTCAGGTATCTAATACACCCAAAATATTAACGTAGGTATATACAAAACATTTGGTACCTATAGGTAAGTACTGGAAAATTGGCAAAGGTATACCTAAACGAAACGTTAGGACGAGTGAGTGCTTTGTTTGTTGCCTTTGTTTTACCTAAAGCGCGTTACACAGATGCAAGACAGCTGCTAGACTTCCAATTTATCACGTGTCAGTAAAGCGAAAACAAAGTTATTTCACTCGCAGCTAGAATAACTTTGTGCTTAGCTATTTTTAAACGAGTCATCGTCTGATGCACTCGTCTCAAGTGCATTATTTTTACAACAGTAGGTACCAACTTAGTTTTAACTAGATTATTTTTCCTAGAAGCGTATTGCACACTGATTTCCACTTTGCCAGTTGAAAGCTAGCGCTATCACCATTAAGTCACGCTGCGGTGACACGACGCCCTGCAAAGCACACAAACTCCTGCGGTGTAACGACTTAAATCGAATGGATTAAAACTTCCTCCTCTCCGCACTTCAACTATTAAGTCACTGAAGCACGATGTGTTTGCCTAGATTTACACCTAAATACGAGGTAGGTAGCTATTAGAcgagttaataaattaatagtgcCATTTGATCCGCTATTTAGTTATATTTGATTTACCACACCCATCTACCTACTTCAATCGTATAGGTGCTTACTCCTAAATACCTTATGGTTTCCAACTACTTAGACGAAAACACTTAGAAACGATTTATAACCATGTTATGCCATTAGGGCAAAGTTAAGACATTATTTTCATCTGTCTATTCATGATATATCTGTCACACCACACATATAATATCCAGATCTGCAAGATAGGCGTCCTTACGACAGGGACTGCAAACTTAGTtcgcaaaaacaaaacatgccAGTATTTTGTCTAGAAAGACGACAGACGATCTCATTATAATAGTATCAGTGTCTCTGATCTAACTCATGACTGGAATTAACTTCAAAACCACCactagaaaagaaaaaaaataaaaatttgttttgcttttaaaaatgctgacttttatgatatttaaagCCAGCCAGGATTGCGTTTTGTGCATAAAACtgtttcaacaaaatattttttaacgtaaatacaatacataagttTTATCATTTAGGTACTATTGAACACacttatctatatatataaaaatcaattgctgttcattagtctcgctaaaactcgagaacggctaaaccgatttggcaaattttggttttgaattatttgtggaagtccagggaaggtttaaaaggtgagaaaaaaatgttttaggcagtacgaagtttgccggggcAACTAGTAACTGCATATAATCATGGTAGTTACGTACCTATAGGTATTCGAATGACGAATTCATCTCTTATAAATCTACAagggcgcgtcgcgttccgcgaaCGCCTCCAAATCGCCTCAGGCGccgccatcaaaccaccacagatgggccccATTTTATTGCtgacccgaagctgcggactgactagcgggttactggaggtctggcttgaaaagcaggagtaggaacggggtggtttttaggtagtaatagtttgacactccctctcgcttcgtccaaaccgggagaagtgattggatgctATACCCCCTTTAAATAAAGAGTTCCATGTGAAAtcagtttttttaaaacatactcCAGATGATGGCTTCATTTCTAGGTTAGTACCTTCAATCTCGATAGattcataaacaaacaaaattagatTAACTGTGCTTCTCTTACTTTGTAGGTCATATCTGTACATTAACCGCTTTTTATTTGAAACCAactgtatttttagttttacgaaCGATGGGTTTTCAGAAAAgatcattaataataatgtgtcaTTTGAAATGAGACATTCGAGCAGgtttttaaatagaaacaattagtataataaaattattttaatataacatcataaaatgtaataaattattattttcttaaaatctagTCGTATAGCCATAACGTGCTGTTGATCTCCTTGTTGATTATTGCACTTtctgaaacaaattattttatacgatCAGTTAGGTTTCTAATTTTCAATTTGAATGAATATTAAACAGTAAGTGAGATAAACTaaagtgaatttatttaatactagctactgctactactactTGTGTGAAATGAACTATGTgatattccaaaccataatctatccatgttctaaatttcatctcgaCCTCAACAGCAATTTTAATGtgaagtaacaaaaatacatattttcgcatttatattataaaagtatgatattattgtttgttttacgttcaaaagTTCCGTTCTGggctaattgaaataaatgacattGACGAATATGATTAGACAATATGTGTGATATACAgatagaataaattaaaatgaaacactCACCATAGTAATTTCTGGAAATATAGTGCTCAAATTGAAATTGGCTCGGGACGTAACAGGAAAGCTGGCCAGTGATCTGTCCACGTTGTGCCCCATACCCTGTACGTTTGCAGGCATCAGGTGGCTGTTGAAGAAGTCGGCCTGGTACTGCGAAGGCATTTGATTGCCCACGTAGTTCGGGAAAGGTAACTCTTCAGCCATTAAATTCGGATGCTTCTTATTCAACGTCTTATTTTGCCAAAACAAATGAGGATCGTTCCATTCTTCCACCTCGTTAGTGATCTTTGCTTTTTTGCTTTGATACTTTTTACTCGATTCTTTTTTAGAACATTCAAGCTTGTGTTTAGTTGCCGATTCTCTCCTCGAACTTTTATACGTAGGAGGTACTTTCTCAGATTGGAACATCGTAGGATTATTTCTCATTTTCAATTCTTCGTATTTATGATTACCATAATTGCATTCGGCTGACTGATTGTAATCAATAAAGTCGCCAGTGAATGGTCCACTGGCATAATTACTTGACATCAAGTTGCTACTGCCAGGCATAAAGTTGGTGTAAAAGGAATTGGACATGGTATTGGTAGTGGTATTGTACAATGTCGTTCCTGAAAACTGTTGTGTGGCGTAACTGTTGTCAGAGTAATCCAGAATTGGTGGGAAATGTGAAACTTGAGCTACAGCACTGTCTTGTGGGGTAGTGAAGTCAGTGTATTTCTGAGGTGGCATCATGAACTTAGCACTATTATCTTGTATTTTTTGCGTTGCGTTCGCTCCTCTTAACAACGCTTCCGTTGAATAGTTGTTGTTCTTTTGAGTCTTGGAAGACTTTTCTGTTTTACTGTTGGACTTTGTTTTAGTTGGCGCAAACTGACTATGTGTCATGCTTTCATAGGTATTTACTAATTTCGGGTCGTTAAACACGTAACATGGTTGTGACATGTGATTTTCTAAATGTGGCATAGTTTTGCGACTGTTGTCGTTCGTGAAGTGGTTTGTATTCTGTTTCCCACTGCCAGTCTTCGAAGTGTCAATATTTGGAATTTGGTACCGGGAATGCATATTATCGGTTGAACGATTCATTAACTGTGTGACCGACAGAAAATTACCACAATTCTGAATGTCACTGTGTGGTATTCCACGATTAGTTGCATCCACTTTTCTATTCTTATCATGTGGACCTAGGGCTAGATCGCCAACTAAGGTTGGTAAATTGATTGGCGGTGGATCTATGCTTATCTCTGTTGTTCCCAAAGGCCTTGTAGAAGGCCACACTTGAAACTCATCTTGAGGTACTTGCGGTGGAAAGTTATGCATCGATATAGGGAAATAATTGCCTTCGTTATGATCTTGCTTTTTATTGACTGGATGATCAATTTGATTGTAAGTTGCTTTATGAGGTTCTTTAGTCTGCGGATGTATAGGATTGCAATTATTTTGCACAGATCTTGTTTCAGAAGTCATCCAGTTTATATGCATTTTACTTGGAGACTTTTTAGTGTATTTCTCGGGAATATGTTGAGTCACCACGTTATTGCCGGTTTTTATGCCACTTTCCACACTAACTTCAGCCACTTTCGGTTCGTAATGTttgttggtatttatttttacatttacgtTCGTATGTACTGGGTCAAATGTGGTGTAATTTTGGTTTTTAGAAGTTAAAGATTTGGACATATTGCTGTTCGTATAGAAGGGTGCGTCTTCAGTCCATAAGTTAGCAGGTTGAGAGTAAAAACTAGTGATTGTGTCAGCAAACGATGAGGTAGGCTTGTTCGAGTTATCTTTTTTGTTGGAATTTGGCACTAACGGAACATGAAAATCTGGGTTAAACGGATTATACGATGACGTATAAGGCGCAGCAGTAGTTGTTAATATCGTGTCCTTATTGAACGTGTTCGTAGTAGTAGGACAGTTGACAAAATCCAAGCCCTTGTGTGACCAACCCAAGTCGATATCATACGTCAATCTTGATGACCCAATCTTCATAAGGTTGTCGTCTACACCAGAAAATTCTGGTTTATTTTTCGAAGTATATTTTTCCATGGCGCATGGGTACAAACCGAGTCCATTAAATTCATGAGTAGAAGTAATACTGCTGGTGCTATAAATAGCACTTTTGCTAAATGGGTCGCCCTTGTAGAAGAAGTTGTTACTGCTTGCATAGCCAGTGGATTGACTCGGCATCGACTTACTAATATTACAGTCGAAATCTAAACCAAAGGTAGTATCTCCTAATGTACAACTGGTTGTTATTATAGAAGGCGCGGATAGATTTAAAAATGGGTTCTCATTGGAAACATTTGGCATCGTTACCGCGTTAAAGCTTTTAGTTACAGATGTTATGTTACTGGACTCTTTCGTCACTACATTAACACATTTTTGttgttcattttgtttattagcaGTATTACATGTTTCGGGAAGTTTGGCTACTGGTTTTACTTTAATATCGTTATTGCTTGGCTTCTCAAAGTATGGTACGGCTGGAGGCACTAATTCAGTTCTTTTATGATTGTTATCTTTCGTGATGGTTTGGGTCGTGTTGTGACCATGTTCTTCAGCAGGACTATCTGCTCTATTTCCACTGACTAGTGGGAAAGACATAAGAAACGCGGCTGTAGGCGAGGTAGCAAGGAACTCTTCCGCCAGTTCAAGGCGAGCGTTACCTCCGTCAACGACATTATCACATAATGTTGTATCCAAAGGTAAAATGTTTGGCAATTTTGAACTTTCTTTACTTTCTGgtataatttctttttcatttaatattttattgggtTTGTTGGTTTCATTtgtattaggtacattattagtatttgttattGCTGCTGTCGATGTTGATGCTACTGCAGGAGTTAGCATTTCTTTAGTGACTGTTTCTGTACACTTTGGTTTATCAACATTGTTAGGCATTTCATGGTCCCCAGTTTTACTGCTTACTTTATCAGAAGCATTCGTCTTATTATCAGATTTCTCCATATTTGTATTTACGTCTTTTTGAATATTGTCTGCTTTAGCTTGTTGGTCTGTGGTTAAGACTTTACTAGTTTCGATCTTTTTATCTTTACTTAAGACTAATTTAtcattctttttagtttcaTTACTTGGACTTTCAGTGGTTTTACTTTCCTTGGAAGTCACTGGGTTGTCTTTTACTTCCACAGTTTTCGGTGTTTCTTTTACAGTACCAACAGCTTTAATCTTTTTCGTAGACTTTTTGCTaatatcattttttaatttaacattactttttttacttttggtAGCTGAAAGTGGACGGGAATATGCTGATATTGGAAGAATATTAACCATTGTGGTTTTTGTGATATCTCCATTATTTCTATTGACTATAGGAACTGTTGCTTTATTTAGTGTTTGTAAATTTTGGTCTATTAAAACTATGGCGGGCGGTACGGATGGGAACAAAAGTGGTCTCTGAGGGAATATGTATGGTGCTGCCGGCAGGACCACTATCGTGTTTTCTGGACCTGCAATAATAAGAAAAGTGTTCTTGGTACTAGTAGttgttatcatattatttatctatGAAAGTGCATAATATGCTGAATACTTTATCActtgcatattaatttgttttagtcATAAAGCAAACAATGCTTAGAATATGGAAATTGTCTGTAACAGCAAACTGCAATAAGCCACACTTGCTATTAGACTGTTAAGAAAACTGACCGGAACAAATCGGTTTGCATACAGAGTGTACACCTATCCCTTCATAGACATACCGTAAAATggagtgaatagaattcgaggggtgatGTAAATATTGGGAAAATGTCTAACATCTGTTCACTCCATTCTTGTCTCTATTTACCTGGTTTTACCATAATAGATCTTACACTACATAATTTTTTCTGAATAACCATAACTTACCTTTTTTATTAGATCTTGGAAGGAGGATTGGTAATTTTGTTGATGTTTCTACAGGAGGAGATATCTTAATTTGTGGcttttcttgtttgtttttagCTTTCTTCAACCTGCAGAGCTTTACATATTTGCTATCTGAAATAGAGAAGTATGGAGAGGTTTGATTATCGAGAACAAATGTGAATTAACAAGAGTTGACTGTAATTAAAAGTGTCCAAGAAAA
This window of the Spodoptera frugiperda isolate SF20-4 chromosome 23, AGI-APGP_CSIRO_Sfru_2.0, whole genome shotgun sequence genome carries:
- the LOC118266973 gene encoding uncharacterized protein LOC118266973, which gives rise to MEVAASKRTQSRCREWERARRNKFNDAINKLGEIVKAIQKSNNPEDCEDVQYPKVEIVQKAIIYLNNFVQEKTQWKAEILALQVQLDTAKSKNSQTKDASTQVCINLIKKRKDSKYVKLCRLKKAKNKQEKPQIKISPPVETSTKLPILLPRSNKKGPENTIVVLPAAPYIFPQRPLLFPSVPPAIVLIDQNLQTLNKATVPIVNRNNGDITKTTMVNILPISAYSRPLSATKSKKSNVKLKNDISKKSTKKIKAVGTVKETPKTVEVKDNPVTSKESKTTESPSNETKKNDKLVLSKDKKIETSKVLTTDQQAKADNIQKDVNTNMEKSDNKTNASDKVSSKTGDHEMPNNVDKPKCTETVTKEMLTPAVASTSTAAITNTNNVPNTNETNKPNKILNEKEIIPESKESSKLPNILPLDTTLCDNVVDGGNARLELAEEFLATSPTAAFLMSFPLVSGNRADSPAEEHGHNTTQTITKDNNHKRTELVPPAVPYFEKPSNNDIKVKPVAKLPETCNTANKQNEQQKCVNVVTKESSNITSVTKSFNAVTMPNVSNENPFLNLSAPSIITTSCTLGDTTFGLDFDCNISKSMPSQSTGYASSNNFFYKGDPFSKSAIYSTSSITSTHEFNGLGLYPCAMEKYTSKNKPEFSGVDDNLMKIGSSRLTYDIDLGWSHKGLDFVNCPTTTNTFNKDTILTTTAAPYTSSYNPFNPDFHVPLVPNSNKKDNSNKPTSSFADTITSFYSQPANLWTEDAPFYTNSNMSKSLTSKNQNYTTFDPVHTNVNVKINTNKHYEPKVAEVSVESGIKTGNNVVTQHIPEKYTKKSPSKMHINWMTSETRSVQNNCNPIHPQTKEPHKATYNQIDHPVNKKQDHNEGNYFPISMHNFPPQVPQDEFQVWPSTRPLGTTEISIDPPPINLPTLVGDLALGPHDKNRKVDATNRGIPHSDIQNCGNFLSVTQLMNRSTDNMHSRYQIPNIDTSKTGSGKQNTNHFTNDNSRKTMPHLENHMSQPCYVFNDPKLVNTYESMTHSQFAPTKTKSNSKTEKSSKTQKNNNYSTEALLRGANATQKIQDNSAKFMMPPQKYTDFTTPQDSAVAQVSHFPPILDYSDNSYATQQFSGTTLYNTTTNTMSNSFYTNFMPGSSNLMSSNYASGPFTGDFIDYNQSAECNYGNHKYEELKMRNNPTMFQSEKVPPTYKSSRRESATKHKLECSKKESSKKYQSKKAKITNEVEEWNDPHLFWQNKTLNKKHPNLMAEELPFPNYVGNQMPSQYQADFFNSHLMPANVQGMGHNVDRSLASFPVTSRANFNLSTIFPEITMKVQ